One window of the Cytophagia bacterium CHB2 genome contains the following:
- a CDS encoding diaminopimelate epimerase, whose translation MSSTIPFIKYSATGNDFILIDNRRRILNGDETTLLHEMCGRKTGIGADGILLIENPRRADCAFTMRYFNRDGRESEMCGNGARASAFHAYTHGMATAEMYFEVSGDRYHARVESDRVRLRMQSPHDLRLQPGALKTLEYPEGLHLEECGFVNTGVPHYIVFVNDVSKAPVTALGRTLRHHPAFAPAGANVNFVEMVSPSHLKLRTYERGVEEETLACGTGAVASAWLAHLRHHMSFPITLTTPGGELCVEQELATGRLTLAGNVRKTFTGEYLRCD comes from the coding sequence ATGTCCTCGACGATTCCCTTCATTAAATACTCCGCAACCGGAAATGATTTCATTTTGATCGACAATCGCCGGCGCATTTTAAACGGCGACGAAACAACTTTGCTGCACGAGATGTGTGGCCGCAAAACCGGCATCGGCGCGGACGGCATTTTGTTGATTGAGAATCCGCGGCGGGCGGATTGCGCTTTCACCATGCGCTATTTCAATCGTGATGGCCGTGAGTCGGAAATGTGCGGCAACGGCGCGCGCGCCAGCGCTTTTCATGCGTACACGCACGGCATGGCGACGGCAGAAATGTATTTTGAGGTTAGCGGCGACCGCTACCACGCCCGCGTCGAAAGCGATCGTGTGCGTTTGCGCATGCAGTCGCCTCACGATCTTCGTTTACAGCCGGGCGCGCTCAAAACTCTGGAATATCCGGAGGGGCTTCACCTCGAAGAATGCGGGTTCGTGAATACCGGCGTGCCGCATTATATTGTGTTTGTAAATGATGTCTCAAAAGCTCCAGTAACCGCACTTGGCCGCACGCTGCGCCATCACCCCGCATTTGCGCCCGCCGGCGCGAATGTGAATTTCGTCGAAATGGTTTCACCGTCACATCTTAAACTGCGCACATATGAACGCGGTGTCGAGGAAGAAACCCTGGCATGCGGCACGGGCGCGGTGGCCTCGGCATGGCTGGCGCATCTGAGGCATCACATGAGTTTTCCGATCACCTTGACGACTCCCGGGGGTGAGTTATGTGTTGAGCAAGAGCTGGCAACCGGCCGGTTAACGCTCGCCGGCAACGTTCGCAAGACATTCACGGGCGAGTATCTGCGATGCGACTGA